A genomic stretch from Antarcticibacterium flavum includes:
- a CDS encoding putative quinol monooxygenase: MKKYGLLINLHAKEGKEMEVHNYIQEAVNLARREHGTISWYSYRIDKTTFGIFDTFENEEGREAHLQGEIAGGLLERAPDFLSEEPEIKKVEILSAV; the protein is encoded by the coding sequence ATGAAAAAATACGGGTTACTAATTAATTTACATGCCAAAGAAGGTAAGGAAATGGAAGTGCACAACTACATACAGGAAGCCGTGAACCTTGCGAGAAGGGAACACGGGACGATCTCCTGGTATTCTTACAGGATTGATAAAACTACCTTTGGCATCTTTGATACTTTTGAAAATGAAGAAGGCCGGGAGGCACATCTCCAGGGAGAGATAGCCGGCGGACTTTTAGAACGGGCACCAGATTTCCTTAGCGAGGAACCCGAGATAAAAAAGGTGGAGATCCTCTCTGCTGTCTAA
- a CDS encoding DoxX family protein yields the protein MKKSYSTILELPQVDFGLLIFRLGISGLMLTHGIPKLITFFGSEPITFADPIGIGEVASFTFAVFAEFVCSILVILGLGTRLAVIPLIATMAVAALIVHWTDGFGSQELPLLFLFGYLLLFFTGGGKYSLDWYILSSKKK from the coding sequence ATGAAAAAAAGTTATTCTACAATTCTCGAACTGCCGCAAGTGGACTTTGGCCTGCTCATATTTCGCCTGGGTATCTCGGGTCTAATGCTTACCCACGGCATCCCAAAGCTTATCACCTTCTTTGGAAGTGAACCTATTACTTTTGCAGACCCTATAGGCATTGGGGAAGTGGCAAGCTTTACCTTTGCTGTCTTTGCTGAGTTTGTTTGTTCCATCCTGGTGATCCTGGGACTTGGAACTCGTCTGGCGGTTATACCACTTATTGCAACTATGGCAGTCGCAGCATTGATTGTCCACTGGACAGATGGATTTGGAAGTCAGGAACTACCTCTTTTATTTCTATTTGGTTACCTTCTCTTATTTTTTACTGGCGGCGGAAAATACTCCCTGGACTGGTATATTTTATCCTCTAAGAAAAAGTAA
- a CDS encoding GntP family permease, translating into MDIQLLTAVLAGIALLLFLILRLKIQAFLALLIVCIAVGIIAGMPATEILDTMRQGMGSTLGFVATVVGLGALFGGILEQSGGAQRLASFMLKRTGEKNAPWAMMVTGFAVAIPVFFDVAFIILVPITYALSKRTGKSLLLYAIPLLAGLAITHAFIPPTPGPIAVADILGADLGWVILFGFFAGLPAAVLAGPVYARFLAKKIHIEPQVFEEKEDYNEATAPSPSLIISIILIPILLIVANTLLGSPLFDEMAIPAGVHYAVELLGHPFTALIIANLIAWYFLGVRRGMQKEYLLKVATKSFQAAGIIILLTGAGGAFKEILINTGAGEMIAEGLNDTFFNPLVFGFIVAALVRVLQGSSTVAMITAAGITAPVLTEGLYSVQQISVIVIAIASGATILSHVNDSGFWLVGQYLGLTEKQTFRSWSIMTTIIAFVGLVMSLLMWYLI; encoded by the coding sequence ATGGATATACAATTACTTACGGCAGTCCTTGCCGGGATAGCCCTTTTATTATTTTTAATACTGCGTTTAAAGATCCAGGCATTTCTTGCCCTGCTCATTGTATGTATTGCGGTTGGGATCATTGCGGGAATGCCTGCAACAGAGATCCTGGATACTATGCGACAGGGGATGGGCAGCACCCTGGGATTTGTAGCAACAGTAGTAGGTCTTGGTGCACTCTTTGGCGGGATCCTGGAACAGTCTGGCGGTGCGCAACGGCTGGCGTCTTTTATGCTAAAGAGAACAGGGGAGAAGAATGCCCCCTGGGCCATGATGGTCACCGGTTTTGCAGTAGCGATCCCTGTATTTTTTGATGTGGCTTTTATAATCCTGGTACCTATCACTTATGCGCTTAGCAAGCGTACAGGTAAATCCCTGCTTTTGTATGCTATTCCTTTACTGGCAGGACTTGCTATTACTCACGCTTTTATTCCTCCCACACCCGGGCCTATTGCGGTGGCAGATATCCTGGGTGCCGACCTGGGTTGGGTGATCCTGTTCGGGTTTTTCGCGGGATTGCCTGCGGCTGTGCTTGCAGGTCCTGTGTATGCACGCTTCCTGGCAAAGAAAATACATATAGAACCACAGGTTTTTGAGGAGAAGGAAGATTATAATGAAGCTACAGCACCTTCGCCATCACTTATCATCTCCATAATTTTGATCCCCATACTTCTCATAGTGGCGAACACGCTCCTGGGGAGCCCATTGTTTGACGAAATGGCTATTCCAGCCGGAGTACATTATGCCGTAGAACTGCTGGGGCATCCCTTTACAGCTCTTATAATTGCCAATCTTATCGCCTGGTATTTCCTGGGAGTGAGACGGGGAATGCAGAAGGAATATTTATTAAAAGTCGCTACCAAATCGTTCCAGGCTGCGGGAATAATTATCCTCCTTACCGGTGCAGGTGGAGCGTTCAAGGAGATATTGATCAATACCGGTGCTGGCGAAATGATCGCCGAAGGATTGAATGACACATTTTTTAATCCGCTGGTATTTGGTTTCATAGTCGCGGCCCTTGTGCGGGTGCTACAGGGATCCTCAACAGTTGCAATGATCACCGCTGCCGGGATCACAGCTCCTGTTCTCACAGAAGGATTGTACAGTGTACAGCAAATTTCTGTAATAGTGATCGCCATAGCATCTGGCGCTACAATCCTGTCTCACGTGAATGACAGTGGATTTTGGCTGGTGGGACAATACCTGGGTCTTACAGAAAAACAAACCTTCAGGTCCTGGAGTATCATGACAACTATCATAGCATTTGTAGGCCTGGTGATGTCCCTGCTAATGTGGTATCTTATTTAA
- the gnd gene encoding decarboxylating NADP(+)-dependent phosphogluconate dehydrogenase codes for MVYILSGVSGVGKTTIGLLLSARLDLPFYDADDFHPRENVEKMAAGNPLNDEDRATWLETLAEKIQEWNANGGAVLACSALKEKYRRQLQTIPEKELQWIFLHSDYEVILQRLSNRSGHYFKPSLLQSQYETLETPEYGLHINVDKPEENILEEIMQEVKKEKPEIGLLGLGVMGKSLAVNMASKGVHVAVFNRHVEKLEVDIAKNFAAEYAGDFSFPWFDDLSSFVKSLSRPRNILLMVNAGKTVDIVIDGLLPFLEEEDLIIDGGNSHYKDTSRREKELLKKGILFLGAGISGGEEGAKKGPSIMPGGSKKAYDRAGKYLEMIAARDRKGDACCAYTGPEGSGHFIKMLHNGIEYGEMQLIAEFYHYFRFAYNFTPEKISAIFVDWNKEMRSYLLEISADILLKKEEEGFLIDKILDAAKQKGTGGWSTNAALELGVPFDTITAAVMARNISAIKEEREKAAWLYHNPSAEKKTQQQNFSDLFSAYKSASIINHAIGFSLLSAASKEYDWNLNLSEISRIWTNGCIIRSAFMEELIKIFREVPDENLLLHPKIVQRLKDYRGAHRLVAREAIEMGFPMPVLLAAQIYFLGYTSGQSSANMIQAQRDYFGAHTYERTDKPRGDFFHTEWKPEL; via the coding sequence ATGGTCTATATTTTAAGCGGAGTTTCAGGGGTGGGTAAAACAACAATTGGGTTGTTGCTCTCTGCCCGCCTGGATTTGCCTTTCTATGATGCCGATGATTTTCACCCCAGGGAGAATGTAGAAAAAATGGCAGCCGGGAATCCTTTAAATGATGAAGACCGCGCCACCTGGCTGGAAACCCTGGCTGAGAAAATCCAGGAATGGAATGCCAATGGGGGAGCGGTCCTGGCTTGCTCTGCCCTTAAAGAAAAGTATCGCCGACAACTACAAACAATCCCTGAAAAAGAGTTGCAATGGATCTTTTTACATTCAGATTATGAGGTGATTCTGCAAAGGCTCTCTAACCGCAGCGGACATTATTTCAAGCCCTCTCTCTTGCAGTCCCAATATGAAACTTTGGAGACGCCGGAATATGGTCTGCATATAAATGTAGATAAACCCGAAGAAAATATCCTGGAAGAGATCATGCAGGAGGTTAAGAAGGAAAAACCCGAAATTGGATTACTTGGCCTGGGAGTAATGGGGAAAAGCCTGGCAGTAAATATGGCTTCAAAAGGAGTTCATGTCGCTGTCTTTAACCGCCACGTGGAAAAACTGGAGGTGGATATTGCCAAGAATTTTGCAGCAGAATATGCAGGTGATTTTAGCTTTCCGTGGTTTGATGATCTCTCATCTTTCGTAAAATCCCTAAGCAGGCCCAGGAATATCCTTTTAATGGTAAATGCGGGGAAGACAGTGGATATTGTCATAGACGGGCTTCTGCCTTTCCTTGAAGAAGAGGACCTGATAATAGACGGCGGGAACTCCCATTACAAAGACACCTCCCGTCGTGAAAAGGAGCTTTTGAAGAAAGGGATTCTCTTCCTGGGAGCAGGAATTTCAGGGGGAGAGGAAGGAGCAAAAAAAGGCCCTTCCATTATGCCGGGAGGATCCAAAAAAGCTTATGACCGGGCAGGGAAATACCTGGAAATGATCGCCGCCCGGGACCGCAAGGGAGATGCGTGTTGTGCCTACACAGGACCTGAAGGTTCCGGCCACTTCATAAAAATGCTCCATAACGGGATCGAATACGGGGAAATGCAATTGATAGCCGAATTCTACCATTATTTCAGGTTCGCCTATAATTTCACTCCTGAAAAGATTTCGGCAATTTTCGTCGACTGGAATAAGGAGATGAGGAGTTATCTTCTGGAAATTTCAGCCGATATACTTCTTAAAAAAGAAGAAGAGGGTTTCCTTATTGACAAGATCCTGGATGCAGCCAAACAAAAAGGTACCGGCGGCTGGTCTACCAATGCTGCCCTGGAACTGGGAGTTCCTTTTGATACAATTACAGCGGCGGTGATGGCTCGAAATATTTCAGCTATAAAAGAAGAGCGGGAAAAGGCTGCCTGGCTGTATCACAATCCTTCAGCAGAAAAAAAGACACAGCAACAGAATTTTTCCGACCTGTTTTCTGCATACAAAAGCGCGAGTATTATTAATCACGCTATAGGCTTCAGCTTATTATCTGCAGCTTCCAAAGAATATGACTGGAATTTAAATCTTTCAGAAATCTCGAGGATCTGGACCAACGGGTGTATCATACGCTCTGCCTTTATGGAGGAACTTATAAAGATCTTCAGGGAGGTTCCAGATGAAAATCTGCTGCTTCACCCAAAAATTGTTCAGCGACTTAAGGATTATAGAGGGGCTCATAGACTTGTTGCCCGGGAGGCAATAGAAATGGGATTTCCTATGCCGGTTCTCCTTGCGGCACAAATTTATTTCCTGGGATACACCTCCGGGCAATCTTCTGCCAATATGATCCAGGCGCAACGGGATTATTTTGGGGCACATACTTATGAACGAACTGATAAACCGCGCGGAGACTTTTTTCATACCGAATGGAAACCTGAGCTTTAA
- a CDS encoding GreA/GreB family elongation factor: MSRGFVKEDDQEEAPFIPPRAALPPGVINYVTPAGYEQLQAERKQLENQLSNLNIEDEKEKRHTRAVLTGKLNLLNERLNSARVLDPAEQPLDEVRFGATVTFEVIAGEQIGTVNRFQLVGVDEADIKLHKIAFVAPLARALTGKKMGEVAEFKRGPAVQEFRITKIEYDLTSEN; encoded by the coding sequence ATGAGCAGAGGATTTGTTAAAGAGGATGACCAGGAAGAGGCACCATTTATACCACCACGTGCAGCGTTGCCACCGGGGGTAATTAATTATGTCACCCCTGCAGGGTATGAGCAATTACAGGCAGAAAGAAAACAGCTTGAGAACCAGTTGTCCAATCTTAATATTGAAGACGAAAAAGAAAAGCGCCATACCCGGGCAGTCTTAACGGGAAAACTCAATCTTCTTAATGAGCGCCTAAACTCTGCCCGCGTCCTGGATCCTGCCGAGCAGCCTTTGGATGAAGTGCGGTTTGGGGCTACGGTAACTTTTGAAGTTATTGCGGGGGAGCAAATAGGTACGGTTAACAGGTTCCAACTGGTAGGAGTTGATGAGGCCGATATAAAATTACACAAAATAGCATTTGTGGCTCCCCTTGCCCGTGCCCTTACCGGAAAAAAAATGGGAGAGGTCGCAGAATTTAAAAGAGGGCCTGCAGTACAGGAATTCCGCATCACGAAAATTGAATACGACCTCACCTCAGAAAATTAA
- a CDS encoding HD domain-containing protein: MAFNFLKGLSRSGLLSETYDHCIGLLENSRCKSLPFHSVEHTKEVYRYSKTIAQYEEVYGSELDPILIAALFHDTGMAETYADHEEQSVIYARDYLKQAGYPEAKINIVTDCIMATKLPQRPKSKAEKIICDADFYHLGIESYLFRNERLRAEWEDFFNRTYTDEEWYKLNMDFLKKQNYHTWFGKTVLKNRKDMNYKVLEERHKKYKV; the protein is encoded by the coding sequence ATGGCATTCAATTTCTTAAAAGGTTTAAGTAGATCTGGGTTGCTTTCTGAGACCTATGATCATTGTATTGGGCTGCTGGAGAATAGTCGTTGTAAATCGCTGCCGTTTCACAGTGTGGAGCATACCAAAGAGGTGTACCGCTATTCCAAGACTATAGCACAGTATGAGGAGGTCTATGGATCTGAGCTTGATCCAATCCTTATTGCTGCTCTCTTCCACGATACCGGGATGGCTGAAACTTATGCCGACCATGAAGAGCAAAGCGTTATTTATGCCAGGGATTATTTAAAACAGGCAGGTTATCCAGAGGCGAAGATCAATATAGTGACAGATTGTATCATGGCTACCAAACTTCCTCAAAGACCTAAATCCAAAGCAGAAAAGATCATATGTGATGCCGATTTTTATCACCTGGGAATTGAAAGCTATCTCTTCAGGAACGAAAGATTACGGGCAGAATGGGAAGATTTTTTCAACCGTACTTATACCGATGAGGAGTGGTATAAACTCAATATGGATTTCCTGAAAAAGCAAAATTATCATACCTGGTTTGGTAAAACCGTACTTAAGAATCGTAAGGATATGAACTATAAGGTTCTTGAGGAAAGGCATAAAAAATATAAGGTATAA
- a CDS encoding glycosyltransferase, which produces MTKALVIGYVWPEPGSSAAGTRMMQLLEYFQHQDYSITFATTATPTPYSEDLESYGIRVKKIELNSHSFNKFVEELAPSIVVYDRYMMEEQFGWRVSQSCPYALTILDTEDLHFLRKFREERLKDPLIPLSALRNSDLARREIASIYRCDLSLIISEAEVDLLSNEFGVPKNLLLYLPFMQKQFASEEIQQLLDFEERKNFISIGNFKHAPNVDAVYYLKNKIWPLIHKELPEAQMHIYGAYPSPGILKLNDPGQNFLVKGRVRDAAEVVKKARVSLAPLRFGAGLKGKLTEAMTCGTPVVTTEAGAEGMGSSYLERIHTASTPEAFAAKAITLYTAKEKWNEAVRNGFTLVNNLFNKEQHHETLTARIKTIMGNLEKHRNDNFTGSMLKHHYSKSTYFLSKYIELKNELEKLQKLKNHL; this is translated from the coding sequence ATGACAAAGGCCCTGGTAATTGGATACGTATGGCCTGAGCCGGGATCATCGGCCGCAGGAACAAGAATGATGCAGCTACTGGAATATTTTCAGCATCAGGATTATTCAATAACCTTCGCCACTACTGCCACTCCTACTCCTTACAGTGAGGACCTCGAATCATACGGTATAAGAGTTAAAAAAATCGAACTCAACAGTCATTCATTTAATAAATTTGTAGAAGAACTCGCCCCTTCAATAGTTGTATATGACCGGTACATGATGGAGGAGCAGTTTGGCTGGCGGGTTAGCCAAAGTTGTCCATACGCCTTAACCATTTTGGATACTGAAGACCTGCACTTCCTTAGGAAATTTCGTGAAGAAAGGTTGAAAGATCCTTTAATACCTCTATCGGCATTGAGAAATTCTGATCTTGCCCGCAGAGAGATCGCCAGTATCTATCGTTGTGACCTCAGTTTAATTATTTCTGAAGCTGAAGTAGATCTACTGTCGAATGAATTTGGTGTTCCCAAAAACCTCCTTTTATATTTACCATTTATGCAGAAGCAATTTGCTTCAGAAGAGATACAACAACTTCTAGATTTTGAAGAAAGAAAGAACTTTATAAGTATTGGGAATTTTAAACACGCTCCAAATGTGGATGCAGTGTATTACCTTAAGAATAAAATTTGGCCTTTGATCCATAAAGAACTTCCTGAGGCACAAATGCACATTTATGGTGCCTACCCTTCTCCAGGCATTTTAAAACTTAATGACCCCGGCCAAAACTTCCTGGTAAAAGGGCGTGTCCGGGACGCTGCAGAGGTTGTAAAAAAAGCAAGAGTAAGTCTTGCCCCACTTAGGTTTGGAGCAGGACTTAAAGGAAAACTTACCGAAGCTATGACCTGTGGCACCCCGGTTGTCACCACAGAGGCCGGAGCAGAAGGAATGGGTAGTAGCTACCTTGAGAGGATTCACACAGCCTCAACACCGGAGGCTTTTGCAGCAAAAGCTATTACACTTTACACAGCAAAAGAGAAATGGAATGAGGCTGTAAGAAATGGATTTACTTTGGTAAATAACCTATTTAATAAGGAGCAGCATCACGAGACCTTAACGGCAAGGATTAAAACCATCATGGGTAATCTTGAAAAGCACCGAAATGATAATTTTACAGGATCCATGCTAAAGCACCATTATTCGAAAAGTACTTACTTTTTATCAAAATATATAGAGCTAAAAAATGAGCTCGAGAAACTCCAAAAATTAAAAAACCACCTCTAA
- a CDS encoding aspartate kinase: MKVLKFGGTSVGSAASIRNVKNIVTGIEGERLLVLSAMSGVTNHLVQISDHFRNNQITEATRLIEEIKYKHLKLVEDLLPNDNSRIKEQVNRLFEQFTDILRQESSENAEARILTFGESVSTYIVSEYFEAEGINNTLLEAKKFMQVPNLENPDTDRVGRLLDQYLKTKPTAQVYITQGFVRTDKFNRINTLKRGGSDFTATILGAAVNAEEIQIWTDIDGFHNNDPRYVEHTHPLSHLSFEEAAELAYFGAKILHPQTVSPVIDRNIPIYLKNTFTPEAQGTMISNQVKSRGLKAISAKDGITAIKIKSNRMLMAHGFLKRIFEVFDTHETAIDMITTSEIAISLTIDENRNLEAILENLKAYGEITVETDHSIICVVGEGLIEENNTARLFEVLQDIPVRMISYGGSINNVSLLVATENKVKTLRALHTKLFKIPSHAAMA, from the coding sequence ATGAAAGTGTTGAAGTTTGGTGGAACATCTGTTGGATCTGCTGCAAGTATAAGGAACGTTAAGAATATTGTTACCGGGATAGAAGGGGAAAGGCTTTTAGTACTTTCAGCAATGTCTGGGGTGACAAATCATTTGGTACAAATAAGTGACCACTTCAGGAATAATCAAATTACTGAAGCCACAAGACTTATTGAGGAAATAAAGTACAAACATCTTAAGCTTGTAGAAGATTTACTTCCCAATGACAATTCCAGGATTAAAGAACAGGTTAATAGATTATTTGAGCAATTCACAGATATTCTTAGGCAGGAATCCTCAGAGAATGCAGAGGCCAGGATCCTTACTTTTGGAGAGAGCGTCTCTACCTATATAGTCTCAGAATATTTTGAGGCAGAGGGAATAAATAATACCCTGCTGGAAGCTAAAAAATTCATGCAGGTACCAAACCTTGAAAATCCAGATACAGACAGGGTAGGAAGACTGCTGGACCAATATCTTAAAACAAAACCCACAGCCCAGGTATACATTACCCAGGGTTTTGTACGAACAGATAAATTCAACCGAATAAATACTCTTAAGCGAGGTGGTAGCGATTTTACTGCTACCATTCTTGGAGCAGCTGTAAATGCAGAGGAGATCCAGATATGGACAGATATTGATGGTTTTCACAACAATGATCCGCGTTATGTGGAGCATACCCATCCACTTTCACACCTGTCTTTTGAGGAAGCTGCAGAACTTGCCTATTTTGGTGCCAAGATCCTTCACCCACAAACCGTATCTCCCGTAATTGACAGGAACATTCCTATTTACTTAAAAAATACCTTTACTCCTGAAGCACAGGGGACCATGATTTCCAACCAGGTAAAAAGCAGGGGGCTTAAAGCAATTTCAGCCAAGGACGGGATTACGGCAATAAAAATTAAATCCAACAGGATGTTGATGGCTCATGGATTTCTTAAAAGGATCTTTGAAGTTTTTGACACTCATGAAACGGCTATTGATATGATCACCACCTCAGAAATTGCTATTTCCCTTACCATAGATGAAAACCGAAATCTTGAGGCGATCCTGGAAAATCTTAAGGCATATGGAGAGATCACTGTTGAGACCGACCACAGCATAATATGTGTGGTAGGGGAAGGACTTATAGAGGAGAATAATACCGCAAGGCTTTTTGAGGTGTTACAGGATATCCCTGTGAGGATGATCTCCTATGGCGGGAGTATTAATAATGTGTCTCTCCTGGTTGCTACAGAGAATAAAGTGAAAACCTTGCGTGCCCTGCACACCAAGTTATTTAAGATCCCAAGCCACGCAGCAATGGCTTAA
- a CDS encoding CPBP family glutamic-type intramembrane protease yields the protein MYLKKIYFSPAYMVLEFLFFYVFIPFIAVAYLDGWLKVLPLLLIAAFFFLILRIDPYFDKRTLYRLNKKHLRKSLPRIIIISILLVWFTFWIFPDLFFQYPLENFKNYVITLFLYPLASVLPQELTYRVYFFHRYRKIVPEKYLLMLSNAIIFGLTHWIYGNWVAPIATFLVSWIFIFNYLKSQSLLNVSIEHYIYGFIMFTIGFGHFFS from the coding sequence ATGTATTTAAAGAAAATCTATTTCTCCCCGGCCTATATGGTCCTTGAATTTCTGTTCTTCTACGTGTTCATACCATTTATTGCCGTAGCTTATCTGGATGGCTGGTTAAAAGTGCTTCCCTTACTGTTAATTGCTGCTTTTTTCTTTTTGATACTTAGAATTGATCCTTACTTTGATAAAAGAACTTTATATAGGTTAAATAAAAAGCATCTCAGGAAAAGTTTGCCCAGGATCATTATTATTTCGATCCTGCTGGTATGGTTTACCTTTTGGATTTTTCCAGACCTGTTCTTCCAGTATCCTTTGGAAAATTTCAAGAATTATGTAATTACCCTATTCCTGTATCCATTAGCCTCTGTCCTGCCTCAGGAATTGACTTACAGGGTCTACTTTTTTCACAGGTATAGAAAAATAGTCCCCGAGAAGTATTTGCTTATGCTTAGCAATGCGATCATTTTTGGGCTCACCCATTGGATATATGGCAATTGGGTAGCACCAATTGCCACTTTTCTTGTGAGCTGGATCTTTATTTTTAATTATCTCAAAAGCCAAAGCCTACTTAATGTGAGCATAGAACATTACATCTATGGCTTCATCATGTTTACGATTGGGTTTGGACATTTTTTTTCCTGA